CCGTATCCTTTTTCTGCGTTAAACCATTTTACGATACCTTGTTGCATGAAACAAAACCTCCCTGAACATTACGCCCCACGAGGCGAAAGAGTTGCGTTAACCTCTTTTTTACAGATAAGCCTTTTGCGTCAAGGAAAAAAAGTCATACGAATTGCGATTGACAATTGGTGACGTCACTCACAATAGTACGACTCCATACCAATCAATCAAACACTATAACTTGTAAAAATGGTTAACTTAGGATGATTTTAGCATAAGTATTTGCATTTGTCACGCATTTCGTGAGTGCTCAAAAAGCCTTCTATTCAGCACCGAGAAAGCGGCGAGAACAGAAGACTTTTTGCATAACTCCTTTAATCAAAACGCAACTTGTCCTTACGCATCCCAATATTGAGCACCACACCAATGATCAGGAAGTTGGTTATAAGCGAGCTCCCGCCGTAGCTAATGAACGGAAGCGGAATACCCGTAATCGGCATCAACTGAATCGTCATCCCGATGTTCTCAAAGATCTGGAAGGTAAGCATTCCTACGACACCCGCGACAACGTAGGAGCCGAACGGATCTTTTGCCTCCATAGCGATTCGGATCATTCGGTAAATCAAGACGAAAAACAAAATCATTAGCAATCCCGCTCCGACAAAGCCCAGCTTTTCTGCAATGACGGTAAAGATAAAATCACTCTCTCCTACCGGCACCCATCCAAAGCTCGCTTGTGTCGGCGTATCAATCCCTTTTCCGAACAATTGCCCTGAGCCGATAGCAATCAATGCTTGCTTGAGCTGGAACCCTCGTCCCATCGGTTCAAGATCCGGGTTCATCCAAAAGACGATCCGATCCCATTGATACGGCTTGATAATCTTGAAAAAGATATCCTGCTTGTATTGATACAACAGTGTCATGGCCGCAAAAAAGCTGCCGACCAGCCCGCCCATATACAATACATGCTTCATCCGTATACCACCAACGATTAGCATAGTGGCAAGCATACCTGTATAAACCATTGCGGTACCCAAATCGGGCTGCATCAAAATCAGTAGCAACGGAAAGCCAACCAAGGACATTACCGGGATCAGTTTGTAAAAGTAGTAAAAGCGGTCTTGATCGTTTGCCCTCTTGGACAAGAAGCGTGCAACGGTCAATATCGTGAACAGCTTCATTGGTTCAGAAGGCTGAAACAACACAGGACCAAGGTTGTACCAACTCGTGGCATTGTTAATCGCTTTTGTCTGAAATACCCCGATCAAAAGAATCACACCGACCGCATACAAAACATAGGCCATGTTGTGAAAGAGCCGGTAGTCAAATAGCAATGTAACACCCAGTACAATAAAGCCGATGACATACCAAAGGACCTGCTGATGCGCCTTATCTACACCTGCCGCAGAACCGGAAATCCCCAGATAGCTGAAGATACCTAGCCCTGCCAAAATCAAGATGATGGTCCAGTCAATTGTTTTTAAATGACGTTTTTCCAGGTCCATCCGTTTCCTCCTAGAAAACGTGACTCCCCTCTATAAAAGAAGGGAGCCAAGTATTACCTATTTTAATCCAAAGAATTTACGCATTTTGCGGAACACGCCCGCTTTTTCTTCCAATGGTTGCAATGGAACCGCTTCACCCAAAAGGCGACGAGCGACGTTCCGATACGCGATGGAAGCACGCGATTCGTGGTTCATCACAGCCGGCTCCCCTTGATTCGCGGATTTAATGATATGATCATCATCCGGCACTACACCAATTAAGTCAATGGCTAACAAATCCAAAATGTCTTCTACATCCAGCATGTCGCCATTTTTCACCATATGGGAACGAACGCGGTTGATCACCAGTTTAGGCATTCCGATTTTTTCTCGCTCTAACAGGCCAATAATCCTATCAGCATCGCGAACAGCGGCTTTTTCAGGTGTAGTCACGACGATTGCTTGATCAGCTCCTGCCACCGCATTGCGGAAGCCTTGCTCAATACCCGCAGGGCAATCGATAATGACATAATCATATTCCCGCTTCAGTTGCGTAATAATTTCCTCCATCTGCTCAGGACTTACTGCTGATTTGTCCTTGGTCTGAGCAGCCGGGAGCAATGCCAGATTGTCAAACCGCTTGTCTTTGATCAGAGCTTGTGGCAGTCGGCATGCGCCTTCTGCAACGTCTACCAGATCATAAATAATTCGGTTCTCAAGTCCCATGACTACATCCAGGTTGCGCAAGCCAATATCGGTATCTACCATGCACACTTTTTGTCCCAACAATGCAAGCGCCGTTCCCAAATTGGCGGAAGTGGTTGTCTTACCCACGCCGCCTTTACCGGAAGTTACGACAATTCCTATCCCCACGTCCGTTCCTCCTCTTTCCCTCAACCCTCACGCTTTTTCTCACCCAAATCAGGGCGGATTCGCGACAAGTAGTTCATTTTCGCTACCAGCATGATCTCATTTTCCAGATAGGCAAATTCTGTGCCTCCGGAATTATTCGTCCATTCCTCACCCGGCTTGCTGATCACATCTGCAATCCGCAACTGGGTAGGACTCATGACTGCAGCCGCAATAATTACCTGTGAGTCACCGGAAATACCTGCGTGCGCGTACCCTCTGAGATGCCCAAGCACGTAGATGCTTCCTGTACTGCGAACCGTCCCCCCGGGATTGACATCTCCCAATAAGAGCAAATCACCGTCAAACTCCAGAACTTGCCCAGAGCGTACCGTATTTACCTGTACGGAAAATTGGGTTTTCAGGCGTTCAGCCATAGCTTCTTCCCGCGTGATCAAATCAGATTCGATTGTATGGATCACCAGGTTGCCCTTTGTTCGAATAATTTGAGTCAACTGCTCTTGTTGCTCGGGTGAGCAGTATCGTTTTCCCAATTTTATAGATACCCGAATGAGTGGCCCCGACAAAATCTGTTGGTGGCTATGCTCTATTTTTTCACGCATATCGGCCAGCAGTTCGTCGAAGGAACAGGTATCATCCATAAAGAAGACGAGCCCCTCTTTAGTCCCTTTGATCGTGACCTTGCTTTTCACAGTCGTCACCGGTTTCACCTCGACCGATACCATTCGCCATACAGAAAGATTTTTCCTGCTCTGCGTGAAAAAATTGCCGAATCGGGTCAGTTGGTGGCGTTTTACAAGAGCTTGACTCGATTATTCTCTAGGGCTTGATTGCCCTGAACAACCATTGCGGTTACTTCGAGGACGGTGGATTCGGCTTTGGAACCCCACCAGTAAGGACACCTGGATTCAGTTCATTGTAAGCTTCGAGCAATCGACGCGCGATCGGACCAGTCGCATCAGAACTAGATGTACCATCTCTCAAACTGTTCGGCGCAACGACGACGAAAACCAGTTGAGGATTTTCATAAGGCGCAAAGCCGACAACCAGTGCATTTTCCGCTGGCTGGGACGTTTGTGCCGTACCAGACTTGGCTGCAACCGTAAACGGCAACCCATTGAATCGTTGAACGGTACCACCTGGCTGAGTAACCAGCCGCATCCCTTCTCTTACCACCTGTATATTCTTCGGATCGATATCAACCCGGTTCAGCACTTCTGGTTCAATAACCGAGAGCGTTTGTCCTGGTTTCTTCGGATCGGTGGTTCCTTTGCGAATTTCTTTTACAAGATGGGGGCGTACCCGATACCCTCCATTAGCAATAGTCGATACATATTGACCCAGCTGCATCGGCGTGAACAGATCATATTGACCAATCATCACGTCCGCCAAGTTCCCGAAGTACATGTTCTGGTTTTCCCAACCGGTATGTTCATTCGGCAGATCCACACCTGTTTTCACACCAAGACCAAACTGGGCATTGTAGTAATCATAGACAGAGAACTGCTTCTCCCAGCCTTCTTTCCCTTTTCTTGCTAAACGTTTCGCCATTTCATACATATACGTATTGTTCGACACCTGCAAGGCACGACGAGCGTTTACTGGTCCATGACCACCTGCCTTCCAGTTGCGTTTATACGTGTTACCGACTTCCAAGCCGCCTCGGTCATAGATGATTTCGTTCGGCGTAGTCAGCCCCTCCTGAAGCGCAATCATAACAGACAGCGGCTTGTAGGTAGAAGCAGGTGGATACGGCGTATAAATGAATCGGTTTGATTCGTTCGGCAATATAAGCGAGGCGTAACTATCGTTGAATTTCTTACGGTCGTAATACAGATTCAAATTATAGTCTGGATAACTCGCCATCGCCAATATTTCACCCGTATTAGGATTCATGACCAATACGTGTGCGTCTTTAAATACTTTTGGCGTAGTCGGGCGCTTCTTGTATGCTTCAACCTCTTCTTTCAAGATGGCCTCTATCTTGCTTTGATAGCGCCAATCCATTGCCAAAACAAGATCGTTTCCTGGCTCAGGGGCTTGGCGCATCTGCTTCTCTACCGTCTCCGAATTTTTGTTCACATGCACTTCCATAAATCCGTTTTTGCCGCGCAAATAACGTTCATAGGAGCTCTCCAGACCGGTTACACCGACACGGTCGATAGCGTTGTAGCCTTGTGCCTGATATTCTTTCAAGCTCTCAGGACGAATGGCATTGATGTACCCGAGAAAGTGAGTACCAAATGCCGAACCATCCGGATCTTCGAAAATTTGGCGAACAGGCTCCAGCTCCACACTAATTCCCGGCAGTTCGGTGCGTCGTTCTTCAATCTGGAACATTTCCTGCTCCGTGATGTTGACCTTGACACGTCTAGGGATGTAACTGGCCATTTGTGGTGAACGCATCTCCTGCAGCAACGAGAGCTTGTGCCACTGAAATTGGCGTTGCTGCTCTGTCAACGGCAGTTTGATATCCATATCAAACAACGAGGCATAGCGCAACAAATCCATGTCAGACTTCTCTGCTAAGCCTTTGAGTGTTGGCAAAACTCCGATCTGATCCTTCACTTTTTTGGCGAGGTCATTGCGATCTTCCTTGTCCAATTTCAGAGTGAGGGTCATATTGGCGTTTATCGCCATTTTTAACAGTTCGAAATCTGTCGTGTTCGCTTCCGTAATAGCGGGTGTACCCGGCTTGGCAGCATTCAGTTTCTTATTAAGGTCTGCTCTCTCCTTGTCATCAAAAGGAGAACGAACGCGCATCCCGAGATATACGGCGGTTTTTACTAGCTCAAAGTCCGACATCTGATCGACGGCCTCTACTCTTGGAACCGTTTTTAGTTTCGCCGCAACCTTTCCCTTGAGATCGTTTGTTTCTTGCGCATTGAAAGCAATAGGCAAAGTTGATCTCAGTTCAATCGTCTTCTTTAACAGTTCCTTATCCGTACCAATTTTGCCGCCATCGGGAATGAGGATTTTTGCCAGACGATCCGCGACTTTCTCTTCATCAATGTCCTGCCCTTGTTCTTCAACGTATTGAACGGTGTACACAGGCTTATTCGAAACGAGTACCTCGCCATTTTTATCCAAGATACGGCCACGAGGAGCGGAGATCGGCAGTTCACGAATACTGAACTTTTCCAATTCATGCTTGTACTGTTCGCCTTCCACCAGCTGCACAAAGGCTAGCCGTAAAATAATGGCGGCGAAGAACAAAAATACAATCACAAACAACATATTGAGCCGAATAGGTATGTCTGATTTCGGTTCTTTGACTTCTTCCACGAACTCTCCTCTCCTTTGTCCTTACTGCATGCGCATTTCCTTTTTCGCCAGAATCTTGTTGCATACATTCTTGATCGGAAAGTATACCAGTAAGCCAAAAGCGAGATTCAACAGCACACTAGGCAAAATTTGATGTGTCAAAATCCATTGAACATCGAAGGGGGCAGCGGAAAACAAGCGGAACAAGGAATACAAAAGCCACTCATGCCCGAACAAAATCAGGAAGCTGGTTATGAAAACCATCCCGAATCCTCTCTGGAACAAAAGAACAATCATCCCTGCAAAGTAGCTGGCCACCATCATGGACATGGTATAGATTCCAATTAGTTGCCCAAACAGGACATCTTGTAAAAATCCGAATGCGATCCCGTAATACAAACCTTCGCGCCTGCCGAGATACATTGAAATAATGATGCAGCATACAAGCGCAAACCGGGGTACCGTCATCCAAGACAGACCCCATGTACCAGGTGTAAATACTTGCATCACGGTTCCTTCCAAAACAAACATGATCACGACACCCAACGTCAATAAAAACCGAGCCATTACTGACCACCCCCGCTAGCAGGTGGAGCCGGCGGCACAGTTGTCTGCGTTTGTGTCTGGCCGGCTGGCTGTTGCGGGATCAATTCACCATTGGGAGCGATTGTGAAGTCTCGTTCCACTACCATGACTTCATTCAATTGTGAAAAATCAGCGCTTGGCTGGATGTAGGCGGTTTGAGTCAAGCCGTAATCGTCTGGCTCTACGCGAACAATATAGCCGATCGGCAAATTGCGAGGGACAACTCCTCCCAAACCGGATGAAATAACTTGCTGATCTTTTTTAATGGCCTGCCCCCAAGGGATTTTGCGCATGACGAGCAATCTCTTTTGCGCGTCGTACTCTTCAATGACACCACTAATTGGACGGAACACTGCATTACCATTGACCACCTGCTGCGTCAAAATATCCGCAGAAATATGGTCACGCCGTTCGTAGCTCGTCAACAATTCCACTGTAGCTGAAAAATTGGCTACACTCTGTACGCGGCCGATCATCCCTTTGGCTGTAATAACCGCCATATCCTTCTTGATGCCATGTTTCATTCCTTTGTCGATCGTGATGACGTTGTTCCAAGTATCAGGGTTTCTCGCCACGACTTCCGCATAGCGAAGGCGATAAGACTTGAGTGAATCTTTTGCCTGTAGCATTTCTCGAAGGCGATCATTCTCAGCCTTGAGCGTGTGCAGTTCAGCACTTAAACTGGCGTATTGATCCAGCCCTGCTTTAAGCGCCTTATTTTCTTCATATACGCCGTACGCTTCTTCAATTTCCTGAAAAAAGCC
The window above is part of the Brevibacillus antibioticus genome. Proteins encoded here:
- the rodA gene encoding rod shape-determining protein RodA, yielding MDLEKRHLKTIDWTIILILAGLGIFSYLGISGSAAGVDKAHQQVLWYVIGFIVLGVTLLFDYRLFHNMAYVLYAVGVILLIGVFQTKAINNATSWYNLGPVLFQPSEPMKLFTILTVARFLSKRANDQDRFYYFYKLIPVMSLVGFPLLLILMQPDLGTAMVYTGMLATMLIVGGIRMKHVLYMGGLVGSFFAAMTLLYQYKQDIFFKIIKPYQWDRIVFWMNPDLEPMGRGFQLKQALIAIGSGQLFGKGIDTPTQASFGWVPVGESDFIFTVIAEKLGFVGAGLLMILFFVLIYRMIRIAMEAKDPFGSYVVAGVVGMLTFQIFENIGMTIQLMPITGIPLPFISYGGSSLITNFLIIGVVLNIGMRKDKLRFD
- the minD gene encoding septum site-determining protein MinD, which gives rise to MGIGIVVTSGKGGVGKTTTSANLGTALALLGQKVCMVDTDIGLRNLDVVMGLENRIIYDLVDVAEGACRLPQALIKDKRFDNLALLPAAQTKDKSAVSPEQMEEIITQLKREYDYVIIDCPAGIEQGFRNAVAGADQAIVVTTPEKAAVRDADRIIGLLEREKIGMPKLVINRVRSHMVKNGDMLDVEDILDLLAIDLIGVVPDDDHIIKSANQGEPAVMNHESRASIAYRNVARRLLGEAVPLQPLEEKAGVFRKMRKFFGLK
- the minC gene encoding septum site-determining protein MinC, with translation MTTVKSKVTIKGTKEGLVFFMDDTCSFDELLADMREKIEHSHQQILSGPLIRVSIKLGKRYCSPEQQEQLTQIIRTKGNLVIHTIESDLITREEAMAERLKTQFSVQVNTVRSGQVLEFDGDLLLLGDVNPGGTVRSTGSIYVLGHLRGYAHAGISGDSQVIIAAAVMSPTQLRIADVISKPGEEWTNNSGGTEFAYLENEIMLVAKMNYLSRIRPDLGEKKREG
- a CDS encoding peptidoglycan D,D-transpeptidase FtsI family protein, which codes for MEEVKEPKSDIPIRLNMLFVIVFLFFAAIILRLAFVQLVEGEQYKHELEKFSIRELPISAPRGRILDKNGEVLVSNKPVYTVQYVEEQGQDIDEEKVADRLAKILIPDGGKIGTDKELLKKTIELRSTLPIAFNAQETNDLKGKVAAKLKTVPRVEAVDQMSDFELVKTAVYLGMRVRSPFDDKERADLNKKLNAAKPGTPAITEANTTDFELLKMAINANMTLTLKLDKEDRNDLAKKVKDQIGVLPTLKGLAEKSDMDLLRYASLFDMDIKLPLTEQQRQFQWHKLSLLQEMRSPQMASYIPRRVKVNITEQEMFQIEERRTELPGISVELEPVRQIFEDPDGSAFGTHFLGYINAIRPESLKEYQAQGYNAIDRVGVTGLESSYERYLRGKNGFMEVHVNKNSETVEKQMRQAPEPGNDLVLAMDWRYQSKIEAILKEEVEAYKKRPTTPKVFKDAHVLVMNPNTGEILAMASYPDYNLNLYYDRKKFNDSYASLILPNESNRFIYTPYPPASTYKPLSVMIALQEGLTTPNEIIYDRGGLEVGNTYKRNWKAGGHGPVNARRALQVSNNTYMYEMAKRLARKGKEGWEKQFSVYDYYNAQFGLGVKTGVDLPNEHTGWENQNMYFGNLADVMIGQYDLFTPMQLGQYVSTIANGGYRVRPHLVKEIRKGTTDPKKPGQTLSVIEPEVLNRVDIDPKNIQVVREGMRLVTQPGGTVQRFNGLPFTVAAKSGTAQTSQPAENALVVGFAPYENPQLVFVVVAPNSLRDGTSSSDATGPIARRLLEAYNELNPGVLTGGVPKPNPPSSK
- the mreD gene encoding rod shape-determining protein MreD, translating into MARFLLTLGVVIMFVLEGTVMQVFTPGTWGLSWMTVPRFALVCCIIISMYLGRREGLYYGIAFGFLQDVLFGQLIGIYTMSMMVASYFAGMIVLLFQRGFGMVFITSFLILFGHEWLLYSLFRLFSAAPFDVQWILTHQILPSVLLNLAFGLLVYFPIKNVCNKILAKKEMRMQ
- the mreC gene encoding rod shape-determining protein MreC, whose product is MSFFGNKRLIIVLVGLVLLISVVGFTSRERVSLTWPEMFFKDTFSVVQGFFYRPAQAVSGFFQEIEEAYGVYEENKALKAGLDQYASLSAELHTLKAENDRLREMLQAKDSLKSYRLRYAEVVARNPDTWNNVITIDKGMKHGIKKDMAVITAKGMIGRVQSVANFSATVELLTSYERRDHISADILTQQVVNGNAVFRPISGVIEEYDAQKRLLVMRKIPWGQAIKKDQQVISSGLGGVVPRNLPIGYIVRVEPDDYGLTQTAYIQPSADFSQLNEVMVVERDFTIAPNGELIPQQPAGQTQTQTTVPPAPPASGGGQ